One window of bacterium genomic DNA carries:
- a CDS encoding PqqD family protein: MFWRRRSRWADVDYLDLVPVPRCEAEIDPATGRVVVLKPRFADPLGRRLIQPRLGAGRRFLKVPLEERGSVLWRHCDGQRTVGDLVAVFAAAFPHDTDDAPKRISLYLHAMYENDLIGYTNLRP; encoded by the coding sequence GTGTTCTGGCGACGCCGCTCCCGATGGGCCGATGTGGACTACCTGGACCTGGTGCCGGTGCCGCGCTGCGAGGCCGAAATCGACCCGGCGACGGGCCGCGTCGTGGTCCTGAAGCCCCGCTTCGCCGATCCGCTCGGCCGCAGGCTCATCCAGCCCCGCCTGGGCGCCGGCCGGCGGTTCCTGAAGGTGCCGCTCGAGGAGCGTGGCTCCGTGCTGTGGCGCCATTGCGACGGACAGCGCACCGTCGGGGACCTGGTCGCCGTGTTCGCGGCGGCCTTTCCCCATGACACCGATGATGCGCCCAAGCGCATATCTCTCTATTTGCATGCAATGTACGAGAACGACCTGATCGGTTACACGAACTTGCGTCCTTAA